A stretch of Ipomoea triloba cultivar NCNSP0323 chromosome 13, ASM357664v1 DNA encodes these proteins:
- the LOC116002965 gene encoding transcription factor bHLH126-like produces the protein MGEKGSMFPFQENGFLDFSSSFHPQHQTVLRPQAFDHSSLMAAEIPANGRLDFAGNYKHVVGQKNPNFNGGDEKKLLRRDVERQRRKEMGGLYRNLIALIPYEYIKGKRSTSDRLQETVKYVKDLKVRVEGLKGKREELKDHLCSSSTNSMHNSNNNNAVKKCSIDKEENEEDDDDEGCRVTVKHCRGGIEVIVNIACSRRNEVPLSKLLRVIVMEGGISITTCVFTKVNKRLLHCIEAEVVEGRSIDVAQLEQKLMNLVYSH, from the exons ATGGGAGAGAAAGGGTCAATGTTTCCATTTCAGGAGAATGGATTCCTTGACTTCTCTTCTTCCTTTCATCCCCAGCATCAAACAGTGCTTAGACCTCAAGCTTTTGATCACAGTTCTCTAATGGCGGCCGAGATTCCCGCGAACGGCCGGCTGGATTTTGCTGGTAACTATAAACATGTTGTTGGGCAGAAGAACCCTAATTTTAACGGTGGAGATGAGAAGAAGCTACTTAGAAGGGATGTTGAGAGGCAACGGAGGAAGGAGATGGGTGGGCTTTACCGGAATTTGATTGCCCTCATTCCTTATGAGTACATCAAG GGAAAACGGTCAACATCGGATCGTTTGCAGGAGACAGTGAAGTACGTGAAAGATTTGAAGGTGAGGGTGGAGGGACTGAAAGGCAAGAGAGAAGAGTTGAAAGATCATTTGTGTTCATCATCAACAAACTCCATGCATAACAGCAATAACAATAATGCAGTAAAAAAATGCAGCATTgataaagaagaaaatgaagaagatgatgatgatgaagggtGCAGGGTGACAGTGAAGCATTGCAGAGGGGGAATAGAGGTGATTGTGAACATTGCATGCAGCAGAAGAAATGAGGTGCCTCTTTCTAAGCTGCTAAGGGTAATTGTAATGGAAGGAGGGATCTCCATTACCACCTGCGTTTTCACCAAAGTGAATAAGAGGTTACTTCACTGCATTGAGGCTGag GTTGTTGAAGGAAGAAGCATTGATGTAGCTCAATTGGAGCAGAAGTTGATGAATTTAGTATATAGCCATTAG